From a single Nothobranchius furzeri strain GRZ-AD chromosome 7, NfurGRZ-RIMD1, whole genome shotgun sequence genomic region:
- the fam161a gene encoding protein FAM161A gives MANSHRRNVLVTSCLKTPVDPNTKAPLASYERGRASASGRLDNRDCEKELEYQDSESDFCEEDCVGKTSPHMRNGYTRGRPDLSEIFFSNEEYYSKLEELKKTHLSTMAKLENMYGQKLQFRPTEPIDGTMLDAWHRFPWENNSSATTHQGLKKSHSAVELRWGSGQSDSSDETSSRKDVGIGLLLSPKEVITNMWKDFKVPPHNHWLTSSTPCSPPVGRSRPQKRTEEARQGSKDREKHRATVPKPFHMTLREDARQKCGVKTRSEMELENTNLRRQLEELSECQRKFRASSVPAHVRLPLYEELQERNEERRRAIREREQHHLQTIQKPFSFLERERLKKEQKQQQLSADQEKAKPFKAKPVPKSVYAAASGEQMKEEQLYRSIKIQMRAQEMLNSASLPPSMLTRRPSERKKTKDGSTAAEATHQPQINKEVPDFKASHKRFQKQLERRKEVKPITACEPFQLKTSQISCHRERILADIEKDRSSPRMLRWPYISPGSARTPSSSLCSSLSGSMELLPAKATDATKKRHEAVRKVLEQRKKAEEEEQRWRDKQKQREKKMQRLVLKRAQANDPHQALSQIYQGKLQEFRKQDLQRKKEYKQEIRDMCERVKGRPLLLEQVAQRIAKQAAEKRYIEALHGSDVTEDFLSSKVGKPASDRKASVSSDSKQSNQEDADYKPVRYRKIFLDDEDIDDPAESKGRKEEESDMASLNQDDEDHSPDDYHGNDCSYSDGSFSEDVGNYSDDSEHEADVRQQKVGE, from the exons ATGGCGAACAGCCACCGGAGGAATGTTCTGGTTACCTCGTGTCTGAAGACGCCGGTAGACCCAAACACAAAGGCGCCGTTAGCCTCATACGAGCGGGGGAGAGCCTCGGCGTCAGGACGCCTGGACAACCGGGACTGCGAGAAAGAG CTGGAGTATCAGGACTCGGAGTCAGATTTCTGTGAGGAGGACTGTGTGGGGAAGACCAGCCCTCACATGAGAAACGGCTACACAAGAGGGCGCCCCGACCTGAGTGAAATCTTTTTCTCCAATGAAGAGTATTACAGCAAGCTGGAGGAGCTGAAGAAGACCCATCTGAGCACCATGGCCAAGCTGGAAAACATGTATGGGCAGAAGCTGCAATTCAGGCCGACTGAGCCTATAGACGGGACCATGCTGGACGCAtggcacag GTTTCCGTGGGAAAACAACAGTTCTGCAACTACACATCAAGGCTTGAAAAAGTCCCACTCCGCTGTAGAGCTCAGGTGGGGCTCTGGCCAGTCCGACTCTTCAGATGAAACCAGTAGCAGGAAGGATGTGGGGATAGGCCTGCTGTTATCTCCTAAAGAGGTCATCACGAATATGTGGAAGGACTTCAAGGTGCCCCCTCACAATCACTGGCTGACCTCCTCAACCCCATGTAGCCCGCCTGTAGGCCGGAGCAGACCACAAAAAAGAACGGAAGAGGCGAGGCAAGGGAGTAAAGACAGAGAAAAACACAGAGCGACTGTCCCTAAGCCGTTCCATATGACGCTTCGTGAAGATGCGAGGCAGAAATGTGGCGTAAAGACGCGTTCTGAGATGGAACTAGAGAacacaaacctgaggagacagctGGAGGAACTGTCTGAATGCCAGAGGAAGTTTCGCGCCAGCTCCGTACCCGCACACGTTCGCCTTCCACTGTACGAGGAGCTGCAGGAGCGGAACGAGGAGCGGCGGCGGGCCATAAGGGAGCGAGAGCAGCACCATCTTCAGACTATCCAGAAACCCTTCAGCTTCTTAGAGAGGGAGCGACTAAAGAAagagcagaagcagcagcagctctcagcTGACCAGGAGAAAGCCAAACCCTTCAAAGCCAAGCCCGTGCCCAAGTCTGTGTATGCAGCTGCATCAGGGGAACAGATGAAGGAGGAGCAGCTGTATCGGTCTATCAAGATACAGATGAGGGCCCAGGAGATGCTCAACAGTGCTTCATTGCCTCCCAGCATGCTCACACGACGGCCCAGTGAGCGAAAGAAGACTAAAGATGGCAGCACTGCAGCGGAAGCAACACACCAGCCTCAGATTAACAAAGAGGTGCCTGACTTTAAAGCTAGCCACAAACGCTTCCAGAAACAGCTAGAGAGACGAAAAGAGGTGAAGCCCATAACTGCATGTGAACCCTTCCAACTGAAGACGTCGCAAATCTCCTGCCACCGAGAACGCATCCTGGCTGACATTGAGAAGGACCGGAGCAGCCCTCGGATGCTGCGCTGGCCATACATCAGCCCTGGGTCAGCTCGGACCCCCAGCTCGAGCCTCTGCTCGTCTCTCTCAGGGAGCATGGAACTTCTTCCTGCCAAAGCCACAGATGCCACCAAAAAGCGCCACGAGGCAGTGAG AAAGGTGCTCGAGCAGAGAAAGAAGGCTGAGGAGGAAGAGCAACGGTGGAGGGACAAGCAGAAGCAGAGAGAGAAGAAGATGCAGAGGCTGGTTCTGAAACGAGCCCAAGCCAACGACCCCCACCAGGCTCTGTCACAGATCTACCAGGGCAAGCTCCAAGAGTTCAG GAAACAAGACCTTCAGCGCAAGAAGGAATACAAGCAGGAGATCAGAGACATGTGTGAACGAGTGAAGGGAAGGCCTCTGCTGCTGGAGCAGGTTGCACAG AGAATTGCTAAACAAGCAGCAGAGAAGCGCTACATCGAAGCCCTGCATGGATCTGATGTGACAGAGGACTTTCTCAGCAGCAAGGTTGGCAAACCAGCTTCAGACCGTAAAGCGTCTGTATCCAGTGACAGCAAGCAGAG CAACCAGGAGGATGCCGATTATAAACCTGTTCGCTACAGAAAGATCTTTCTAGATGATGAAGACATCGATGATCCTGCTGAGAGCAAAGGAAGGAAAGAGGAGGAGAGTGACATGGCCTCACTGAACCAGGATGATGAAGACCATTCCCCAGATGATTACCATGGCAATGATTGCAGCTATTCTGATGGAAGTTTCTCAGAAGATGTTGGGAATTACTCAGACGACAGCGAGCATGAAGCAGATGTCAGACAACAGAAAGTGGGAGAGTGA